A single Penaeus vannamei isolate JL-2024 chromosome 22, ASM4276789v1, whole genome shotgun sequence DNA region contains:
- the LOC138865866 gene encoding uncharacterized protein → MTSHKVDAHVGEAAPDEGNPSATSCFREPPPPPPPPPPLFLHRHTHIALKIKKLVPLSLQLREHNHSISLGNVHRSLIFVGVKLLTNHDVSGTSHSDASATYTAARRPLLHHKNGHDLIYIGDYLRRRCHSRVHRVIDLVHSRHVSVPDSGVTWCRGRCCIGWGSVLVPRVGRLVQSALEYEQMNKKCSRFVQRYSCDMLF, encoded by the exons ATGACGTCACACAAGGTCGATGCCCACGTGGGTGAAGCTGCTCCTGACG AAGGAAATCCCTCAGCCACCTCCTGTTTCCgagaaccccccccaccccccccccccccccccccccttttcctacacagacacacccacattgCCTTAAAAATTAAAAAGTTAGTTCCACTCTCCCTCCAACTCCGTGAACACAACCACTCCATCTCCTTGGGAAATGTTCATAGGAGCCTAATCTTCGTCG gtgTTAAGCTTCTTACTAATCACGATGTCTCAGGAACAAGTCATTCAGATGCCAGTGCCACCT ACACCGCGGCGAGACGACCGCTACTGCACCACAAAAATGGTCATGACCTTATTTATATTGGGGATTATCTTCGTCGCCGGTGCCATAGCCGGGTTCATAGGGTCATCGACCTGGTGCACAGTCGGCACGTGTCAGTTCCAGACTCGGGTGTCACTTGGTGTCGGGGTCGGTGCTGTATCGGCTGGGG tTCTGTTCTTGTTCCTCGGGTTGGTCGGCTGGTGCAGTCGGCCCTAGaatatgaacaaatgaataaaaaatgttcaAGATTTGTTCAAAGATATTCTTGTGATATGTTATTCTGA